The DNA window AGAAGGAGCTCGACATCCGTGGTTCGCGCAACGCTATGCCAAACGATTTCGCCGCCGTGATCCGTTATTTCCTTGCCGGAGGCCGTGACAATGCCGAGAAACTTATCTCCGCAACCGTTACTCCCGCTGAAGCCGGCGAAGCTCTCGAAAAGTGGAGCGCCAACCCCGGCAAAGTCTTCCGTATCCTCGTGAAGTTCTGATATTATTATAGAAAAAAACTTAAGACAGGTTTCCGAAGCAATCATCTGTTCATATTTGGATGTTATTGGTTCGGAAACTGTTTTTTTTAGACAATAGTTTATGGCAAAGAACTCAAAATTGCGCAAAGCTTCTAAAAATATACTCGTGCCTACAGTCAGATGGCGCGAGGTTCATCCGATGGGTGTCGTATGCCGTTCGGATGCTTACTATGCCAAGATGGCCGGCCGTATGGCAGGCATGATTCGTGACATGATAGGTAATGCCGTTGAGGCGACCGAGGATGACATCGTGGATGTCGCTGTTGAACTTGCTGCATATCTGGAAGATAAGATAAATGGTATAAACCTGTGGAATGCGTTTATAGCGCTTTATAGGGAGAAATTCGGCCGGGTCTATCCTTTCTATGATGTCAGAGAGGATGAACTGCTTGACGATGAACCGAATCTGCCTGATGTACGCTTCATCCTGTGGCGCGCTTTCGACAGGATTTCTTCCGCTTCGCTGCTCAACCCTCTGACCCAACCAATTTCAACCTTGGCCGGTATTATCCATGATTTCCTTATGGATGAGTTTGAGTCTGCTCCTGAATCGCCGGAATTTGTCGAAGCCATCTATACAGCGGATAAATACGATGATGTGATCTATCTGCGGTCGATGTGTTCATGGCTTGCTGCAAGGTCTTATCTGACAGCGGTCTATGATATGGAATATTGTTTCGAAAAGATTTTCGATATTTATAAATCCATCGTCGGTGATAATATTAATGAAATGATGTTGGCTTATGGAATCGAGGCGTATTTCGCGTTTAATGCCGAGATTGGACCGTTGGCTCTGACTGCGCCGGCCTGGCTTGGCAAGATGATGGAGCTGTCAGGCAATGAAGCTGTCAGGAAGCTTGCACCCGGCATAAGCGCTATCCGTACAAAGACTATGCTTCCGTATGATATCAAGGCTGTAGGGCAAGACGGTTTTAAGGTTGAATCGCTTGCGGGAGATATTATGGAAATGACATTTGACCCACTGCCTGAAAATGTATGGAGCGATGTGCGTGTAGGCCATCAGATTATTACTACATTGTTTGAATATAATGGCAAGTGGAAAGTCAATGGCATGTCGTCAATCACCCCTAAGAAAATGGATTTCAGTCCAGCCAAGGCGGATTATGCCAAAAGGCTGGATTCACAGAAGAACTCTTATGACTGGAATATCAGTAAAAATAATGGAAGCCGTATAGGTGTGGCTGCCGACATGAAGGAGCTTAAAGCCCGTTTCGGTCTGGACAAGGTCAAGAATCCAAAGATAGACGAGTCGGTATCGGATGATTTGGACAATGCAAAAGAGATTCTCTATTTTATAAATGACGACGGTTCGATGAGTATTTTGCCTGATTGTGCCCCCTGCGTCGCCATCCCTGATAATCCTTATTATAATGTCAGTGAGGCTACAGCCAGAGGTGCCATGATATTGTGTGGTCATGAATCGAGCAAAGAAATGCGCCAATATATAATGGATAACGGACTTATGCCCGATGCACGGCTTGCATCTCCGTCGATTCCAGACTCCGAGGCTAAGACGTGGTTTGCAGAAAATGTGCCGTTTCTTGTGGCCTTGACCCATAGCGATGATGTCGAGGTCAACATGCCTTGAAAATATAGATAAGTTTTAAAGATTCATCCCCGCAGGGTGGCTTCCGATGTCTCACCTGTGGGGATGAGTTTTTTTGTCGTATTGTTTCGGTTTTTCGGAATTAATCATTACATTTGCGACAGGCATCGGCCGAGGCGGTTGCCTGATTTGTTTTTTTTACATCCAAGTGATTTATATTCTGCCTCAGCTTTGGCTGTGAATGCGTGCAATAATAAAAATGATTCTTGTTGTAGCTTAAGTAACTTATTTCTAACTAAACCACATTCATCATGAAATTAAACCGATTATTACAACGTTTGTGTTGCAGTGCTTTGGGTTTGTCTGCTTTGATGGCATTATCCGCTTCAGTATCTGCCTATGATTTTTCATCAAAAGACCGTAATGGGATAGAGATTTTCTATAATATCAACCCCGACGGCAAAACAGTCACTGTGACTTATGGTGGTGAAAAGTATAATGCTTCAAATATTGAGATTCCACAAGAGGTCAGTAACGGTACAGATAGGTATACAGTAACAGCAATTGGTAACAGAGCATTTGAAAATGCGTCGATTGTAAGTGTTTCATTACCTGATGCTATTACTGAAATTCAGACATATGCTTTTAGCCAAAGTAAAATATCAAACATTAACTATCCAGA is part of the Duncaniella dubosii genome and encodes:
- a CDS encoding DUF3843 family protein produces the protein MAKNSKLRKASKNILVPTVRWREVHPMGVVCRSDAYYAKMAGRMAGMIRDMIGNAVEATEDDIVDVAVELAAYLEDKINGINLWNAFIALYREKFGRVYPFYDVREDELLDDEPNLPDVRFILWRAFDRISSASLLNPLTQPISTLAGIIHDFLMDEFESAPESPEFVEAIYTADKYDDVIYLRSMCSWLAARSYLTAVYDMEYCFEKIFDIYKSIVGDNINEMMLAYGIEAYFAFNAEIGPLALTAPAWLGKMMELSGNEAVRKLAPGISAIRTKTMLPYDIKAVGQDGFKVESLAGDIMEMTFDPLPENVWSDVRVGHQIITTLFEYNGKWKVNGMSSITPKKMDFSPAKADYAKRLDSQKNSYDWNISKNNGSRIGVAADMKELKARFGLDKVKNPKIDESVSDDLDNAKEILYFINDDGSMSILPDCAPCVAIPDNPYYNVSEATARGAMILCGHESSKEMRQYIMDNGLMPDARLASPSIPDSEAKTWFAENVPFLVALTHSDDVEVNMP